DNA sequence from the Sphingomonas bisphenolicum genome:
CGCAGCACGATCGGCTTGCCTTCCGACGCTTCGAACAATTCGCCGTCCAGGATCACGCTGCTGCGGTCGCCCTCGATCCGGATGGTGTCGCCCTGTTCCAGATGGATGCCGTGCATCTTGTGCTTACCCACCCGCTTGAACAGGCTGGCCCATACCAACCGCAGCAGGGCGGGCAGGTTCTGGTCCACCGCCATCAGCTTCATATTGCCGCGCCGGCTGTCGCCCGGATCGACGCCCAGCAGCAGCCGTTCCAGCGTGGTCACGATCAGCACGGCGAAGCGCCCGACCAGCTGGCCATCCCGGATCAGCGATATGCTGACCGGCCGGCTCGACGGTGGCAGGAACTTGGCGCGGATGCCGAACAGCAGCGAAAACACCACCGCAACGGCGGTGATGACATGGCTCAGGCCATTGGACAGGCCCAGCGGATAGATCTGGTTGCGGCAATAGAGCATGTAATCGGCCAGCCCTGCGCCGCCCAGAAACATGCCCAGCACCGGGCGGCTGCCGACCGCGCCGTCGGACAGGGCGATCAGTTCGCGCGCGACGACATGGTCGTCCACGCCTGCCTTGGCGATCTGCACGATCCGCTCCAGCGCCTTGATCGGGTCGCCATGAATGCCAAGGTCCAGCGCGATCAGGTTGGTCTTGCCATTGGGCAGCACCGCGATCGGCGGCACCCGGCCCTTGAAATGCTCGCCCTGGTAAAGCTCGGTCAGCGAGGCCTGCACCGTGCCGTCGCCGCCATTGATGACGATGACGACCGGATCGACGCGGGCGATCGTCTGGAACGCCCGGCCGATCTGGTCGACCTGTTCCACTTCATAATGGAAGATGTCGGGGTTGCTGGCGCAATAGCTGCGCACCAGCGGAAGGGTCTGCCGGTTGCCCGTGGACTTCGGATTGGACAGGAGCGCGACGCAGACCATGGCTTTGGATCACATATATTTGAGGTTGATCGTGATTTTCGTCACGCCTGGCCCGGCATGAAAGGCCGCCTTCTCCACACCCGGCTTGCCCAGGTTGAAGATGCTGATCGCCGGATTGTTGGAAAATCCGCCGCCGTCCCGCGAAATATCGGTCTTGCCATTGCCGTCGCGATCGTGCCGCACGGCGATGCCATATTCGCCTGCCCTGGGCACCGGCACGCAGAATCGCATTGTGCCATTGGACGGCCTGACCGCCGTGTCGATGCGATTGATCCATTCGCCCTTGGCCAACCACGCCGCCTTGGTGGCGGGATAGGACTGGACGCGCACCTTGCCGGTGGCGGCGGCGAAACCGCGGACGTCGACCAGCACGGCCGGTCCCTTGGCGCTGCTCTCGCACCGCCCCAGATCGTTAGCGATTTCCTCGCCATGGGCCATGGCCGGTATCGCCGCGACCAGCGCTGCGACCGACATCAGACCCATTGCAACTTTTACCATGACCATCAGACTCCTGGAAGCTATAGCCGCCGATATGCATCGGACGGCGAGCCCCTGTTCGCCCCGCATTTTTACCTGACTCGCATATGGGCGGGGTTTGCGGCCAAAACATGGTGATGGGACGACGACTTAGAGAATGCTGACCGCCACCGACCGTTATCTCGCCCGCCTGATCGCGGTGCCCATGCTCGGCACGCTCGTGATCGCCGCGATGCTGCTTGTCCTCGACAAGATGCTCAGCCTGTTCGATTTCGTCGCAGCGGAAGGGGGGCCGGTCAGCGTCGTGTGGCGGATGCTCGCCAATATGCTGCCCGAATATCTGTCGCTCGGCATCCCGATCGGGCTGATGCTCGGCATCCTGCTCGCCTTCCGCAAGCTCGCCCT
Encoded proteins:
- a CDS encoding diacylglycerol/lipid kinase family protein — its product is MVCVALLSNPKSTGNRQTLPLVRSYCASNPDIFHYEVEQVDQIGRAFQTIARVDPVVIVINGGDGTVQASLTELYQGEHFKGRVPPIAVLPNGKTNLIALDLGIHGDPIKALERIVQIAKAGVDDHVVARELIALSDGAVGSRPVLGMFLGGAGLADYMLYCRNQIYPLGLSNGLSHVITAVAVVFSLLFGIRAKFLPPSSRPVSISLIRDGQLVGRFAVLIVTTLERLLLGVDPGDSRRGNMKLMAVDQNLPALLRLVWASLFKRVGKHKMHGIHLEQGDTIRIEGDRSSVILDGELFEASEGKPIVLRSTQPVPFLRLAA
- a CDS encoding DUF2141 domain-containing protein: MVMVKVAMGLMSVAALVAAIPAMAHGEEIANDLGRCESSAKGPAVLVDVRGFAAATGKVRVQSYPATKAAWLAKGEWINRIDTAVRPSNGTMRFCVPVPRAGEYGIAVRHDRDGNGKTDISRDGGGFSNNPAISIFNLGKPGVEKAAFHAGPGVTKITINLKYM